From Thermococcus sp.:
ACTCGGGGGAGTCAAGGAGAGAAGTCTGATATTGATTCACGAGGTTGATCCAAGGTCACTCGGTAAGTTCCTCGCACTTCACGTGATGAAGTACAAGCTGGACTCCGATAACCTGGTCGGATACTTCAACATCGGTATGCCCATTTCCGTGTTCCTTTCTGTTGCCGGCCGCTTCGGCATAGATGTTAACCGCCACCTAAAGGAGAACAGGCTCATGATAGTCGATACCTTTGGGAGCATCTATGATCTCCGCACTGAGATGGAGAACGTCTGGTACCTGTCCGGGCCCATAAGCCTTGAGATACTCAACGAGAAGTACATTGAGGTCATACGAGCCCACAAGGAAAAGTGGCGTCAGTTGAACATGTTCGCGGGCAGGGAACTCTGGGGTATAACCATATCCATCTCAGACTATCTCCATATGTTTGGACCGCAGAAGACCCAGAGATATCTTGAGCTGATCGACCTCCTCCGGGCGAACTCGGATGTTTACAGGAAGTACCCGGCGGGAACCAACGTCTGGGTCTACACCGGTAACGATGTTGTGGTTCTTCCTCTCCTATACAGGAAGGCCACTTACGTTCTAAAAACGGAGAGCCGGATAGGAGAAGGGGACGAGGTGCTCAGGACGATGAAAATCGTCAAGGCCCCGGGTCTTAAGTCGATGCCCCTCTACGAGTACACCTTCCGCCATGGTCGGATTAAGTTCCTCTGAGTTTTAAATATTCTTGCCAAGTTTTTCCCTAAATTTTTAAAGGATTTGCATTTTTCTGTAAGTGGTGGTTCAATGAGGGTTCTGGTCGTTATGGGGAGCAAGAGCGATTCCGGCATAGCGGAGAAGGTGATCGCGGTTCTCGATGAGTTCGGCGTCGATTACGACGTCGAGGTTGCCTCCGCCCACAGAAACCCTGAGAAAGTCGAAAGGCTCGCGAAGAAGGACTACGATGTCTTCATAGCGATAGCGGGTTTAAGCGCCGCCCTGCCGGGGGCTATAGCCTCGCACACGACGAAGCCGGTGATAGGCGTTCCCGTCTCGGCAAAGCTCGGCGGTCTCGATGCCCTTCTAAGCATTGCCCAGATGCCCCCCGGAGTTCCGGTTGCGGCTGTGGGGATAGACAACGGAAAGAATGCGGCCCTGCTAGCGATTGAGATACTCGCCCTGAAGAACGATGCTCTCCGGAAAAAACTCTTGAAGTACAGAGAAAGAATGCGGGCGTAAAGCCCGCATCGAGGGTTTTTCTTATTAGAACCCCTTTTATTTCAAATGCCCCTAATTTGAGCACATCTTTTTGGATAATTTTTGACCTTTTAAACCTTTTCTTTTTCTTTCGAACTACAACAAAAAGTTACTAAGTGGTGTGTTTCCTAACCTCATACCCTCCATCAAACCATTCCGAAGAG
This genomic window contains:
- the purE gene encoding 5-(carboxyamino)imidazole ribonucleotide mutase produces the protein MRVLVVMGSKSDSGIAEKVIAVLDEFGVDYDVEVASAHRNPEKVERLAKKDYDVFIAIAGLSAALPGAIASHTTKPVIGVPVSAKLGGLDALLSIAQMPPGVPVAAVGIDNGKNAALLAIEILALKNDALRKKLLKYRERMRA